One window from the genome of Paenibacillus azoreducens encodes:
- a CDS encoding MmcQ/YjbR family DNA-binding protein: MKNNIIEYCLKKKGATKDYPFGPDPLVFKIAGKMFALIFDSKGNYLYLNLKCDPVIAENLREQHEAVRPGYHMNKEHWNTIIVDGSLAESDVFDMIDHSYDLVVKNLPKSLRESIPK, from the coding sequence TTGAAGAATAATATCATTGAATACTGTTTAAAGAAGAAAGGGGCGACTAAGGATTATCCCTTCGGACCCGATCCATTGGTGTTCAAAATTGCAGGTAAAATGTTCGCCCTTATTTTTGATAGTAAAGGGAATTATTTATACTTAAACCTAAAATGCGACCCGGTGATTGCCGAAAATTTGAGAGAACAGCATGAGGCCGTTCGACCAGGTTACCACATGAACAAAGAACACTGGAATACAATTATAGTGGACGGTTCTCTGGCAGAGTCAGATGTCTTTGATATGATTGACCACTCTTATGATTTGGTTGTCAAAAATCTTCCTAAGAGCCTCCGAGAATCAATACCGAAATAA
- a CDS encoding DUF6254 family protein: MAHQKRRKEAAWKSRKQEQHPHGKIKSLKELSSE, translated from the coding sequence ATGGCTCACCAGAAGAGAAGGAAAGAAGCTGCCTGGAAGTCACGAAAGCAAGAACAGCATCCCCACGGTAAAATCAAATCGCTCAAGGAGTTATCCAGCGAATAG
- a CDS encoding DUF2524 domain-containing protein, with translation MLDNLESSYDCSHAGDDLHQLKLEVDSLRDLGREDQATQEKINRLENQIAFIMNKCGINH, from the coding sequence ATGCTGGACAATCTCGAAAGTAGCTACGACTGCTCACATGCGGGGGATGATTTGCATCAGTTAAAGCTGGAGGTCGACTCGCTGCGAGATCTGGGGAGGGAAGACCAGGCGACACAGGAAAAAATCAACCGGCTCGAAAATCAGATCGCTTTTATTATGAACAAATGTGGCATTAACCACTAA
- a CDS encoding sialidase family protein, which produces MVNVQISPSTSNQFEPTIAVNWLNPSVMVAVAVDFRTGPALIGLYKSIDAGATWSTTLLPLPTGFAGIESPHIDYFFPNSFVVAAHAFDADGLSGTIVTYTSNDNASSFGPPVIVNQGFGQFVNDDQVVVIADKAGSSPFLGSIYTGYTHDYNTQFIPGNTIFFNRSQDGGNTYSGPILLSSVNEFEEFPGIAITLNGIVIVGWITQPPGSSSFNTRTSQDGGATFGPETMVTSVVVAPSPLPGYQFRCLTFPSLAGDTSNAPTTRGNVYAVWQDFRQGYSDIFMSVSTNFGVDWSTPKPIANSPAGTQNFFPAITVSPTDGAVFVSYYTNRVNPPELDVFLATSRDGGNTFTNTRITTTSFSVAGLTLIGDYIGNAVVPQTGRLVTVWTDTRTGVENIWFGDNQ; this is translated from the coding sequence GTGGTGAACGTACAAATCTCGCCAAGTACGAGTAACCAGTTTGAGCCAACCATCGCGGTCAATTGGCTTAATCCCTCCGTTATGGTGGCGGTGGCAGTCGATTTTAGAACAGGGCCTGCATTGATTGGATTGTACAAGTCAATCGATGCAGGCGCAACATGGAGCACCACGTTACTCCCGCTTCCAACCGGATTTGCCGGCATAGAGTCGCCACATATTGATTATTTTTTTCCCAATTCATTCGTCGTGGCAGCACACGCCTTTGACGCCGACGGTCTCAGCGGAACAATCGTAACTTATACCTCCAACGACAACGCATCTTCGTTCGGACCGCCTGTCATTGTAAACCAAGGATTTGGACAGTTTGTCAATGACGACCAAGTGGTTGTTATCGCCGATAAGGCTGGGTCCAGCCCATTTTTGGGAAGCATTTACACTGGCTATACGCATGATTACAACACGCAATTTATACCGGGAAATACAATATTCTTTAATCGTTCCCAAGATGGGGGCAATACGTATTCGGGTCCAATTCTCCTCTCTTCAGTCAACGAATTTGAAGAATTTCCCGGAATTGCAATCACATTAAATGGAATTGTTATCGTTGGATGGATTACTCAACCTCCCGGCAGCAGCAGTTTTAATACTCGAACATCACAAGACGGTGGGGCGACATTCGGACCCGAGACTATGGTTACATCCGTAGTTGTTGCACCTTCGCCATTACCGGGATATCAATTCAGATGCCTGACATTCCCATCCTTAGCAGGGGACACCTCAAACGCCCCCACGACGCGAGGAAATGTCTACGCCGTCTGGCAGGACTTTCGGCAAGGTTATTCCGATATCTTTATGTCTGTCTCGACAAACTTTGGCGTAGATTGGAGCACGCCTAAGCCCATTGCAAACAGTCCGGCGGGTACCCAGAACTTTTTCCCGGCGATCACCGTTTCACCAACGGATGGAGCGGTTTTTGTTTCCTACTACACCAATCGAGTCAATCCGCCTGAGCTTGACGTTTTTCTTGCTACATCCAGGGATGGGGGAAATACGTTTACCAATACCCGCATTACGACAACTTCGTTTAGTGTTGCGGGCCTTACTTTAATTGGAGACTATATTGGAAATGCGGTTGTCCCGCAGACTGGTCGGCTTGTCACCGTTTGGACAGACACTCGGACAGGGGTTGAAAACATTTGGTTTGGCGATAACCAATAA
- a CDS encoding AbrB/MazE/SpoVT family DNA-binding domain-containing protein, with translation MVDIVQIVFMIPISLRERLCIEPGTTLEYEEFESGGRKRVRINLIQKKHLPFQDIYRVSANGQITIPKHVIAYLGIQNKDELDIELYGNDLTLIRGYLFQFKEIIESKRKGFFTNSSLDLLSVVFHQEPDQENERTLFVDNATCLELRHLYFKIKSKFDPNNPNWWVLIPENPAGSFKDKGISIHYSTESETLIIQKFSFESLPDQVANLCRERIPFTIHKSTITYGNDNYQHDEELPLSSEKIAAIFHRYGHEFGDYFSENGYTVSTVKLYTDDLVVIEQRDSVIVRFWPANKNIGKKI, from the coding sequence ATGGTTGATATAGTTCAAATTGTATTCATGATCCCTATTAGTTTAAGAGAAAGACTTTGTATCGAACCAGGAACTACACTTGAATATGAGGAGTTCGAGTCAGGTGGACGCAAGCGTGTTAGGATAAATTTAATCCAAAAAAAACATCTTCCATTCCAAGATATTTATCGGGTTTCAGCAAATGGCCAAATCACGATTCCAAAACATGTAATTGCCTATCTAGGCATTCAAAATAAGGATGAACTAGATATTGAGCTTTATGGTAATGATTTAACTCTTATCAGAGGATACCTTTTTCAATTCAAAGAAATAATTGAATCCAAAAGAAAAGGTTTCTTCACGAATAGTAGTTTGGATCTTCTGTCAGTTGTTTTCCATCAAGAACCCGATCAAGAGAATGAACGGACTTTATTTGTAGATAACGCAACGTGCTTAGAATTAAGACATCTATATTTCAAAATAAAATCTAAGTTTGACCCAAACAATCCAAATTGGTGGGTACTAATTCCAGAGAATCCAGCAGGGAGTTTTAAAGATAAGGGGATTTCAATTCATTATTCAACAGAATCAGAAACTTTAATAATCCAGAAATTCAGTTTTGAATCTTTACCAGATCAGGTAGCTAATCTTTGCCGAGAGCGAATTCCTTTTACAATACATAAATCAACGATAACCTACGGGAACGATAATTACCAACACGATGAGGAACTTCCGTTATCATCCGAGAAAATCGCAGCCATATTTCATAGATACGGGCATGAATTTGGAGACTATTTTTCCGAAAATGGATATACGGTATCTACTGTGAAGTTATATACTGACGATCTAGTAGTTATTGAGCAACGAGATTCAGTTATAGTTCGTTTTTGGCCAGCCAATAAGAATATCGGTAAAAAGATATAA
- a CDS encoding LysR family transcriptional regulator codes for MIINTEWYRIFLHTAEALNMTKAAQSLNMTQPSVSYAIKQLEDALGVKLFDRLSKGVLLTQEGYALHHHVRQVFEELEYAEHYMKKLGQLNEGRLRIGANGAIIKDYILPTLETFRSQFPNIKIQLSQQKTGHILEQLKQGLFDLGYVYLPVGDEEIKIVSSFISSYCVVAGTSFSDLAQAPLPTVQLAELPLLMLSPGSATRTFIEGWFKSQGLEVAADFELNSLEMLAEFVERDYGVAILPRAFVASRIMKGSLLELKMEVPLPDQSIGVAVRKQSSPSLAAEAFLSILI; via the coding sequence TTGATTATTAACACTGAATGGTACCGTATTTTTTTACATACAGCCGAAGCCTTAAATATGACAAAAGCTGCACAAAGTCTCAATATGACACAGCCTTCCGTTAGTTATGCAATTAAGCAGTTGGAAGATGCCCTTGGGGTCAAATTATTCGACCGTTTATCTAAAGGCGTCCTTTTAACACAGGAAGGATATGCCCTGCATCACCACGTAAGACAAGTGTTCGAAGAATTGGAATATGCCGAACATTACATGAAGAAGTTAGGACAGTTGAACGAAGGCCGGTTGCGGATTGGTGCGAATGGCGCTATTATCAAAGACTATATTCTTCCTACTCTTGAAACCTTCCGTTCCCAATTTCCCAACATTAAAATCCAATTGTCGCAGCAAAAGACCGGTCATATTTTGGAGCAGTTAAAGCAGGGATTGTTTGATCTGGGATACGTTTATCTTCCAGTTGGGGATGAGGAAATCAAGATAGTCAGCTCTTTTATATCGTCCTATTGCGTGGTTGCGGGAACATCCTTTTCCGATTTGGCGCAAGCCCCCTTGCCGACTGTACAACTGGCCGAACTCCCCCTTTTAATGCTTTCCCCGGGAAGCGCAACGCGCACATTCATCGAAGGTTGGTTCAAGTCACAAGGTTTGGAAGTAGCCGCTGACTTCGAACTTAACAGTTTGGAGATGCTAGCAGAGTTCGTCGAGCGGGATTACGGGGTAGCTATCTTGCCTCGAGCTTTTGTGGCTTCACGAATCATGAAAGGCTCCTTATTGGAACTAAAAATGGAGGTACCATTACCCGACCAAAGTATAGGTGTAGCTGTCAGGAAACAATCGTCTCCATCATTGGCGGCTGAAGCATTCTTAAGCATACTTATTTAG
- a CDS encoding macrolide family glycosyltransferase, whose amino-acid sequence MARVLFINGGSEGHINPTIGVVQELISRGEEVVYFCIEAFRERIEETGATVRTFDDQKFIKAFVSGGRNYLLERINGLLHTADIVVPSVLEQIEGEHFDYIIHDSMFGCGRLLAQILKLPAINSCTSFAQTKDSFDDMMEPFFKNILTEIVKPINDTFQSLTEKVSEKYNVEIQSPYEVFCNPAPLTIVYTTREFQPDGEAFDPTYKFVGPSISSRLTQKDFDFTEIQGKKPIYISLGTVFNHAIDFYKLCFEALGNTDHAIVMSIGNKTQASDLGEIPDNFIVKNYVPQTDILQYAKLFITHGGMNSTHEGLYYGVPLIVIPQSADQPVIAEQVANIGAGIKLQMQSLTANQLREAVDHVLSLSSFKKAVANISESFRKSGGYHQAVDEIFKFRSQYHI is encoded by the coding sequence ATGGCGCGTGTTTTATTTATTAATGGTGGATCAGAGGGACATATCAATCCAACGATTGGGGTTGTGCAAGAGCTTATTTCGCGTGGAGAAGAGGTGGTGTACTTTTGTATAGAAGCTTTTCGGGAGCGTATTGAGGAGACGGGAGCAACAGTTCGAACATTTGACGATCAAAAATTTATAAAAGCCTTTGTCTCAGGCGGAAGAAATTATTTACTCGAAAGGATCAATGGGCTTTTACATACAGCAGATATCGTGGTCCCAAGTGTTCTTGAACAGATCGAAGGGGAGCATTTTGATTACATCATCCATGATTCCATGTTTGGTTGTGGACGTTTACTTGCTCAAATCCTTAAGCTTCCTGCAATCAACTCTTGTACTTCTTTTGCACAGACAAAAGATTCATTCGATGATATGATGGAGCCATTTTTCAAAAATATCCTTACAGAAATAGTTAAACCGATAAACGACACATTTCAAAGCCTGACTGAAAAAGTGAGCGAAAAATATAATGTGGAGATCCAATCACCTTATGAAGTGTTTTGCAACCCCGCGCCACTTACAATCGTTTATACAACAAGGGAGTTTCAACCTGATGGAGAAGCATTCGACCCAACTTATAAGTTTGTAGGTCCATCCATCTCTTCACGATTAACTCAAAAAGACTTCGACTTTACTGAAATCCAGGGGAAAAAACCAATTTACATTTCACTGGGAACAGTATTTAACCATGCAATTGATTTCTATAAGCTGTGTTTTGAGGCATTAGGGAACACGGATCATGCGATCGTCATGTCCATTGGGAATAAAACCCAAGCTTCTGATTTAGGGGAAATTCCTGATAACTTCATCGTAAAAAACTATGTTCCGCAAACGGATATCCTGCAATACGCAAAATTATTTATTACACATGGTGGAATGAACAGTACCCATGAAGGTCTCTATTACGGGGTTCCGCTAATTGTAATCCCGCAAAGCGCGGATCAGCCGGTCATTGCAGAGCAAGTCGCCAATATCGGAGCAGGCATTAAATTACAAATGCAAAGCTTGACTGCAAATCAACTGCGTGAAGCCGTAGATCATGTGTTGAGCCTCTCATCTTTCAAGAAAGCTGTTGCAAATATTAGTGAATCTTTTCGAAAATCAGGGGGGTATCATCAAGCTGTTGATGAGATTTTCAAATTTAGAAGTCAATATCATATCTAA
- a CDS encoding DJ-1/PfpI family protein yields the protein MKTVLRIMIYLIVFIVVVGGAGTVGSINTMNAGMSVYDKAPPALTDLQVPKFDATKPTVAVLLANEVTEVFDFLVPYEMFAMTEAYNVYGVAPDREIKSLTDGLDVVPHYSFDEIDAMLGKSPDIIVIPFMPILDEKKYAPVREWIRKHSGAKTTLISICNGAENLADTGLLNGKSAATHWGDINRLINKYPEIQWVKDRRYVPEGNIVSSAGLTSGIDATLYVISRQLGEPAAKKVAKEMNYPSYDYVTNPQMEPFVAGLSDITYVLNNAFQWNKVKAGVLLYNGTDELDLAAAFDTYAASGTTTTLTVSSADEPIVTKHGLNLVARYQIKNVPKLAKMIVVGADAESTAAEEVNQWKNSGNSEKLLFLHRNAENRFAMDPAFEDLAGQEDIQTAKFAAKRLEYRATDHLKLEGNSFSFEAFGIPVLLGVLSLLIAFFIDRLFIRRKKGRPQI from the coding sequence GTGAAAACTGTATTACGCATCATGATCTATCTCATCGTTTTTATCGTCGTCGTGGGGGGAGCAGGCACGGTCGGGTCCATCAATACGATGAACGCGGGAATGTCGGTTTACGATAAAGCCCCCCCTGCATTGACGGATCTGCAGGTACCGAAATTTGACGCGACCAAACCGACAGTGGCTGTGCTGCTGGCAAACGAAGTGACCGAAGTGTTCGATTTCCTCGTCCCGTACGAGATGTTTGCGATGACGGAAGCTTACAATGTATATGGCGTTGCCCCCGATCGCGAAATTAAATCACTAACTGACGGACTTGATGTCGTCCCGCATTATTCTTTTGACGAAATAGATGCGATGCTCGGCAAAAGCCCGGACATTATCGTTATTCCGTTTATGCCTATTTTGGACGAGAAAAAATACGCTCCCGTCCGTGAATGGATTCGGAAGCACTCAGGCGCCAAGACGACATTGATCTCTATTTGCAATGGGGCTGAAAACCTAGCGGATACCGGCTTGTTGAACGGCAAATCGGCCGCGACGCACTGGGGAGACATCAACAGGCTCATTAACAAATATCCGGAAATCCAGTGGGTGAAAGATCGGCGCTACGTACCAGAAGGCAATATCGTATCTTCTGCCGGTCTGACATCAGGGATCGACGCTACGCTGTACGTCATCTCCCGGCAGTTGGGCGAGCCGGCGGCGAAGAAAGTAGCGAAAGAGATGAACTATCCCTCTTACGATTACGTGACTAACCCGCAAATGGAACCGTTCGTTGCCGGGTTGAGTGATATAACGTACGTACTGAACAACGCTTTTCAATGGAACAAAGTAAAAGCGGGCGTGCTGCTATATAATGGCACCGATGAACTGGATTTGGCCGCTGCATTCGATACATACGCCGCTTCCGGCACGACGACAACGTTGACCGTTTCCAGCGCGGATGAACCGATCGTAACAAAGCACGGCCTGAACCTAGTCGCGCGTTACCAGATAAAAAATGTGCCGAAGCTGGCGAAAATGATTGTTGTCGGTGCCGATGCCGAGTCTACGGCTGCCGAAGAGGTCAACCAATGGAAGAACAGCGGCAACAGCGAAAAATTGCTGTTCCTGCACCGCAACGCAGAGAATCGGTTTGCAATGGACCCCGCATTCGAGGATTTGGCCGGACAGGAGGATATCCAGACGGCGAAATTTGCCGCCAAGCGGCTCGAATATCGCGCTACCGACCACCTGAAGCTGGAAGGCAACTCCTTCTCTTTTGAAGCGTTTGGCATACCGGTTTTGCTCGGCGTCCTGTCCTTGCTCATTGCTTTTTTCATTGATCGCCTCTTCATCCGCAGGAAAAAGGGACGTCCGCAGATATAA
- a CDS encoding exosporium protein C: protein MAQILAYNVSEPTRVTDGAAIPIPLTPAGVGIAEFNLVIPSVPNFVELKAMVGIRGDFNTGSLLFRIFRDGQVIFYAREGFESAGSEQFYLVPIQMVDPNVTPGAHAYTLSVENLTAGTTATVIGPIVFSGLAVSP from the coding sequence ATGGCACAAATTCTAGCTTATAACGTAAGCGAGCCAACACGGGTTACCGATGGTGCTGCGATTCCGATTCCACTTACTCCGGCGGGTGTAGGAATTGCCGAATTCAACTTAGTAATTCCGAGCGTCCCCAACTTTGTAGAGTTGAAAGCGATGGTAGGTATTCGCGGAGATTTTAACACAGGCAGTCTATTATTCCGGATTTTCCGTGATGGTCAAGTTATATTCTACGCACGGGAAGGCTTCGAATCCGCGGGCTCCGAACAATTTTATTTGGTTCCCATTCAAATGGTCGATCCTAATGTAACCCCGGGTGCTCACGCCTATACGCTGTCAGTTGAGAATTTAACGGCTGGTACCACCGCAACAGTTATTGGCCCGATTGTTTTCAGCGGATTGGCCGTATCTCCTTAA
- a CDS encoding CysS/YqeB C-terminal domain-containing protein produces MLKLRDDKEAFHLAKELWKLRVSVKENDKRQYFR; encoded by the coding sequence ATATTAAAACTTAGAGATGATAAAGAAGCTTTTCACTTGGCTAAAGAACTTTGGAAACTAAGAGTATCCGTAAAAGAAAACGATAAAAGGCAATATTTTCGATAA
- a CDS encoding ATP-binding cassette domain-containing protein gives MTILSFHSVSKSYGDHQILEQVSFAVHSGNRAALVGANGAGKSTILRLIMNLEEPDEGEVSLINGITIGYLPQTLKTSESISIRQYIYDAQKELHVLQRRMDELTDIMTTAKGTELTASLAEYSRVSSRFEQRGGYDIEYRTRLVMEGLGIGNLHEERRLATLSGGQQTRVGLAALLIETPDLLLLDEPTNHLDAQALNWLENYLSEYPGTVLMSSHDRQFLNRTVNLIIEVDD, from the coding sequence ATGACGATCCTATCTTTTCATAGTGTGAGTAAAAGTTATGGCGACCATCAAATATTGGAACAGGTATCTTTTGCTGTTCATTCCGGCAACCGGGCTGCGCTTGTCGGCGCTAACGGAGCCGGTAAATCAACCATTTTGAGATTAATCATGAATTTGGAGGAACCTGATGAGGGGGAGGTTTCTCTTATAAACGGAATCACGATCGGTTATTTGCCGCAAACGCTGAAAACCAGTGAATCCATATCTATCCGCCAATATATTTATGACGCGCAGAAGGAACTGCATGTTCTGCAGCGGCGAATGGACGAACTGACTGATATCATGACAACCGCTAAAGGCACGGAATTGACTGCGTCTTTGGCCGAGTACAGTAGGGTGTCGAGTCGTTTTGAGCAGCGCGGCGGCTACGATATTGAATATCGGACGCGCCTTGTGATGGAAGGGCTCGGAATTGGCAATCTCCATGAGGAACGTCGTCTCGCTACCCTTTCGGGCGGACAGCAAACCAGAGTAGGTCTAGCCGCCCTCTTGATAGAAACACCTGACCTGCTGCTGCTCGATGAACCGACTAATCATCTGGATGCACAGGCTTTGAACTGGTTGGAGAACTACCTGAGCGAATATCCCGGAACGGTTCTGATGTCTTCCCATGACAGGCAATTTCTGAACCGTACCGTTAATCTGATCATTGAAGTCGATGATTGA
- a CDS encoding UDP-N-acetylmuramoyl-L-alanyl-D-glutamate--2,6-diaminopimelate ligase: MLLASLLDSLLIKQVSGDTDKVITGITVDSRKVKPGNLFICLKGFQADGHRFACDAISNGATALIVETEIKDVPSSITLVKVPDTRRAMAVLSDFYYEQPSKQLRLIGVTGTNGKTTTTHLIHNILNCSGRKTGLIGTIHMICGDYCEKTVNTTPEAIDLQRYLHKMVDDGAQYAVLEVSSHALAMGRVRGVDFNTAVFTNLSHDHLDYHQSMTEYARSKEKLFSQLGNAYGSDSKYAVLNVDCETSTLLAEATTAQVIRYGILNEADVRGRYIRLHPEGTDFVVETFKGTFQLHLNIPGMFNVYNALASISACIAENIPLEQIKEGLESFKGVSGRFQPVLAGQDFNVIVDYAHNPDGLENALKTAREFTSGRLLCVIGCEGDRDHLKRPIMARIASRYSDIAIFTSDNTRSEDPELIIKQMVDGVESGLTNRYVTIVDRKDAIRYALEQATKANDCVIIAGKGHETHQIVKNVAISFNDIEVAEELIRHKLVKTR; encoded by the coding sequence GTGCTGCTTGCATCTTTGTTGGATAGTTTACTTATCAAACAAGTATCGGGAGATACCGACAAGGTAATCACAGGTATTACAGTTGATTCCAGAAAGGTAAAACCCGGAAATTTGTTCATATGCTTAAAGGGCTTTCAGGCTGATGGACATCGTTTTGCATGTGATGCGATAAGTAATGGGGCTACAGCCCTTATAGTCGAAACTGAAATTAAAGATGTTCCGTCTTCTATAACACTTGTAAAAGTCCCCGATACCCGAAGAGCAATGGCTGTTTTATCTGATTTTTATTATGAACAGCCCTCCAAACAATTAAGACTAATCGGCGTAACCGGCACGAACGGTAAAACAACAACAACTCATTTGATCCACAATATTCTGAATTGCTCCGGAAGGAAAACCGGATTGATCGGCACCATTCATATGATATGTGGTGATTATTGCGAAAAAACGGTAAATACAACGCCAGAAGCCATTGATTTACAGCGTTATTTACATAAAATGGTGGATGATGGAGCCCAATATGCGGTTCTTGAGGTATCTTCGCATGCATTAGCCATGGGGAGAGTAAGGGGAGTTGATTTCAATACCGCAGTTTTTACCAACTTATCGCATGATCATCTGGATTACCATCAATCAATGACTGAATACGCTCGCAGCAAAGAGAAGCTTTTTTCTCAATTGGGTAATGCGTATGGTTCGGATTCCAAGTACGCGGTACTTAATGTCGACTGCGAAACATCAACTCTTCTTGCCGAGGCGACAACAGCCCAAGTCATCCGTTATGGAATTCTTAACGAAGCCGATGTAAGAGGGAGATATATCCGGCTTCATCCGGAAGGTACAGATTTTGTTGTAGAAACATTTAAAGGTACTTTTCAATTACATTTAAATATTCCGGGAATGTTCAATGTCTACAACGCGCTTGCTTCAATTTCGGCGTGTATAGCAGAGAATATCCCATTGGAACAAATCAAAGAGGGGCTGGAATCGTTTAAGGGAGTTTCAGGCAGATTTCAGCCCGTTCTTGCCGGTCAAGATTTTAATGTCATTGTAGACTATGCCCATAATCCGGACGGTCTGGAGAATGCATTGAAGACCGCAAGAGAATTCACAAGTGGAAGGCTATTATGTGTCATTGGCTGCGAGGGAGACAGGGATCATTTAAAACGGCCAATTATGGCCCGCATCGCATCCCGATATTCGGATATTGCCATCTTTACTTCCGATAATACTCGGTCGGAAGATCCCGAATTGATAATAAAACAGATGGTTGACGGAGTTGAAAGCGGTTTGACAAATCGCTATGTTACAATCGTTGATCGAAAGGACGCGATTCGTTATGCGCTCGAACAAGCAACTAAAGCGAACGATTGCGTCATTATTGCAGGAAAAGGCCATGAAACGCATCAAATAGTTAAAAATGTGGCGATTTCATTTAACGATATTGAAGTTGCAGAAGAATTAATAAGGCATAAGCTGGTGAAAACCAGATAA
- the aroC gene encoding chorismate synthase — protein sequence MSGSTFGERFKMTTFGESHGEAVGVIIEGVTPDIELNEEYIQIQMDRRKPGQSSVTTSRKEYDRIRILSGVFEGRTTGTPLSIILNNTDMRPSAYDDIKFMFRPGHADFSYVKKYGFRDYRGSGRASGRETAARVAAGAVARKLLERRGVSVVSYTTEIGGIRCTTFDPDAIERNPVRACDLAAADKMIERIEKLAAEGDSCGGIVECRISGIAAGLGEPVFDKLDAELAKAMLSIGAIKGIEFGAGFRAASMLGSEHNDQMDEMGFRTNHAGGILGGISTGADIVFRVVVKPTSSISIPQQTIDMDGNERNITTVGRHDPCICPRIVPVIEAMACMVIEDHYKRQAALLY from the coding sequence ATGTCGGGAAGTACGTTTGGTGAACGTTTTAAAATGACTACATTTGGTGAATCGCATGGAGAAGCAGTAGGCGTAATTATTGAAGGCGTCACTCCTGATATTGAATTGAACGAAGAGTACATTCAAATTCAGATGGATCGCAGAAAGCCGGGACAATCTTCCGTCACAACTTCACGTAAAGAATATGATAGAATTCGTATTTTATCAGGAGTTTTCGAAGGCAGAACAACAGGGACGCCATTGAGCATAATTTTGAATAACACGGATATGCGTCCATCAGCGTACGACGACATCAAATTCATGTTTCGTCCAGGACATGCGGATTTTTCCTACGTTAAGAAGTATGGTTTTCGTGACTATCGAGGAAGCGGTCGGGCTTCAGGCAGGGAAACTGCCGCTCGCGTAGCTGCTGGAGCGGTGGCACGGAAGTTGTTGGAACGGCGAGGAGTCTCAGTAGTGTCATATACGACTGAGATCGGTGGCATCCGTTGCACAACATTCGACCCAGATGCCATTGAGCGAAACCCTGTTCGGGCATGTGATCTTGCAGCGGCGGACAAAATGATTGAGCGGATTGAAAAACTTGCAGCGGAAGGCGATAGTTGTGGTGGTATAGTAGAATGTCGCATTAGCGGAATTGCTGCGGGGTTAGGGGAACCCGTGTTTGATAAGTTGGATGCTGAGCTGGCAAAGGCCATGTTGTCTATAGGCGCAATCAAGGGAATTGAATTCGGAGCGGGCTTCCGTGCGGCATCCATGCTGGGAAGCGAACACAACGACCAGATGGATGAAATGGGATTTCGAACAAACCATGCGGGTGGCATTCTTGGAGGGATCAGTACGGGGGCGGATATTGTCTTCCGGGTTGTCGTCAAACCAACCTCCTCAATATCCATTCCACAGCAAACCATCGATATGGATGGAAACGAAAGGAATATAACAACAGTTGGAAGACACGATCCTTGTATCTGTCCCAGAATTGTGCCAGTAATTGAAGCAATGGCTTGTATGGTGATCGAAGACCACTATAAAAGACAGGCGGCGT